A stretch of the Aythya fuligula isolate bAytFul2 chromosome 18, bAytFul2.pri, whole genome shotgun sequence genome encodes the following:
- the EPN3 gene encoding epsin-3 isoform X3: MTTSALRRQVKNIVHNYSEAEIKVREATSNDPWGPPSSLMSEIADLTFNTVAFAEVMGMIWRRLNDSGKNWRHVYKALTLLDYLIKTGSEKVTHQCRENLYTIQTLKDFQYVDRDGKDQGINIREKVKQVMALLKDEERLKQERAHALQTKERMALEGMGSGSHQAAYGRRASPYGDDYGRTRGSPSSFNSSSSSPRFASDLEQARPQTTGEEELQLQLALAMSREEAEKKPLPPLSSTDEERQLQLALALSKEEHEKEVRAWQGENSLLQRALEETAQGGEEEEEEDKMKKSQSSILELADIFGPVPAPSSHTSVDPWDVPDVKPKAEPAAWTGTTDPWVPVPAGSGEPLPQASASSQQTPAGPWDFHPAATDPWGKAPAPSGFSPGDPWGTTSPPAQGSGAAPATDPWAAVAEPPPNPELDPFGDLFPSTKQDGVKSFDLTNLADSLAESCKERKDCKTPEAFLGPAASSLVNLDSLVAPPQAAKTRNPFLSGLSTPSPTNPFSLAEQPKPTLNQMRTSSPVPGLPAGLPVNAMTYSASLPLPLSSVPAALPASASAFPQAGAGPFPELPSTLPQPLLPLSGPPAPPASQGGLNPFL; this comes from the exons ATGACGACCTCGGCCCTGCGGCGTCAGGTGAAGAACATCGTGCACAACTACTCGGAGGCGGAGATCAAGGTGCGGGAGGCCACCTCCAACGACCCCTGGgggccccccagctccctgatGTCGGAGATCGCCGACCTCACCTTCAACACGGTGGCCTTCGCCGAGGTCATGGGCATGATCTGGCGGCGGCTGAACGACAGCGGCAAGAACTGGCGCCACGTCTACAAAGCCCTCACCCTGCTGGACTACCTCATCAAAACCGGCTCCGAGAAGGTGACCCACCAGTGCCGGGAGAACCTCTACACCATCCAGACGCTGAAGGACTTCCAGTACGTCGACCGCGACGGCAAGGACCAGGGCATCAACATCCGGGAGAAGGTGAAGCAGGTGATGGCGCTGCTCAAGgacgaggagcggctgaagcAGGAGCGGGCGCACGCGCTGCAGACCAAGGAGCGCATGGCCCTGGAGGGCATGGGCAGCGGCAGCCACCAGGCCGCCTACGGCCGCCGCGCATCGCCCTACGGCGACGACTACGGCCGGACGCGGGGCTCGCCCTCCTCCTTCAACT CATCGTCCTCATCCCCACGGTTCGCCTCTGACCTGGAGCAAGCGAGGCCGCAGACGACGGGcgaggaggagctgcagctgcagctcgcCCTGGCCATGAGTCGGGAGGAGGCTGAGAAG AAGCCACTTCCTCCACTTTCCAGCACAGACGAAGAAAGGCAATTGCAGCTAGCGCTCGCGCTGAGCAAAGAGGAGCACGAGAAG GAGGTGAGGGCTTGGCAAGGGGAGAActccctgctgcagagagcCTTGGAGGAGACTGCccagggtggggaggaagaggaggaagaggataAGATGAAGAAAAGCCAG TCCTCTATCCTGGAGCTGGCAGATATATTCGGGCCGGTGCCAGCCCCCTCCAGCCACACGTCTGTGGACCCGTGGGACGTGCCAG ATGTGAAACCCAAAGCGGAGCCGGCAGCCTGGACCGGCACGACAGACCCCTGGGTGCCAGTGCCAGCTGGCAGCGGGGAGCCCCTGCCCCAGGCGAGCGCCTCGTCCCAGCAAACCCCTGCTGGGCCCTGGGATTTCCACCCCGCTGCCACCGATCCGTGGGGGAAGGCGCCCGCCCCTTCTGGCTTCTCTCCCGGGGACCCCTGGGGGACGACgtcccctcctgcccagggcTCCGGTGCTGCGCCAGCGACCGACCCTTGGGCTGCTGTGGCTGAGCCGCCCCCTAACCCTG AGCTGGACCCCTTTGGCGACCTGTTCCCCAGCACCAAGCAGGACGGGGTGAAGAGCTTCGACCTCACCAACCTGGCAGACTCCCTGGCCGAGTCCTGCAAGGAGCGGAAGGACTGTAAAACCCCCGAGGCCTTcctcggccccgccgcctcctccctgGTCAACCTGGACTCCTTGGTCGCGCCGCCGCAGGCAGCCAAGACGCGCAACCCTTTCCTCTCGG GTCTCAGCACGCCGTCCCCCACCAACCCCTTCAGCCTCGCCGAGCAACCCAAACCCACGCTCAACCAGATGCGGACCAGCTCGCCCGTGCCCGGCCTGCCCGCCGGCCTCCCCGTCAACGCCATGACCTACAGCGCCTCGCTGCCGCTGCCCCTCAGCAGCgtccccgccgccctccccgccTCCGCCAGTGCCTTCCCCCAGGCCGGCGCCGGCCCCTTCCCCgagctccccagcaccctcccGCAGCCCTTACTGCCGCTGAGcggccccccggcccctccagCCTCGCAGGGGGGCCTCAACCCTTTCCTCTGA
- the EPN3 gene encoding epsin-3 isoform X2, translated as MTTSALRRQVKNIVHNYSEAEIKVREATSNDPWGPPSSLMSEIADLTFNTVAFAEVMGMIWRRLNDSGKNWRHVYKALTLLDYLIKTGSEKVTHQCRENLYTIQTLKDFQYVDRDGKDQGINIREKVKQVMALLKDEERLKQERAHALQTKERMALEGMGSGSHQAAYGRRASPYGDDYGRTRGSPSSFNSSSSSPRFASDLEQARPQTTGEEELQLQLALAMSREEAEKEVRAWQGENSLLQRALEETAQGGEEEEEEDKMKKSQSSILELADIFGPVPAPSSHTSVDPWDVPDVKPKAEPAAWTGTTDPWVPVPAGSGEPLPQASASSQQTPAGPWDFHPAATDPWGKAPAPSGFSPGDPWGTTSPPAQGSGAAPATDPWAAVAEPPPNPAAGGDTFDLFAKPPEAAEQPEPEHSQPPSSAKSSSPAELDPFGDLFPSTKQDGVKSFDLTNLADSLAESCKERKDCKTPEAFLGPAASSLVNLDSLVAPPQAAKTRNPFLSGLSTPSPTNPFSLAEQPKPTLNQMRTSSPVPGLPAGLPVNAMTYSASLPLPLSSVPAALPASASAFPQAGAGPFPELPSTLPQPLLPLSGPPAPPASQGGLNPFL; from the exons ATGACGACCTCGGCCCTGCGGCGTCAGGTGAAGAACATCGTGCACAACTACTCGGAGGCGGAGATCAAGGTGCGGGAGGCCACCTCCAACGACCCCTGGgggccccccagctccctgatGTCGGAGATCGCCGACCTCACCTTCAACACGGTGGCCTTCGCCGAGGTCATGGGCATGATCTGGCGGCGGCTGAACGACAGCGGCAAGAACTGGCGCCACGTCTACAAAGCCCTCACCCTGCTGGACTACCTCATCAAAACCGGCTCCGAGAAGGTGACCCACCAGTGCCGGGAGAACCTCTACACCATCCAGACGCTGAAGGACTTCCAGTACGTCGACCGCGACGGCAAGGACCAGGGCATCAACATCCGGGAGAAGGTGAAGCAGGTGATGGCGCTGCTCAAGgacgaggagcggctgaagcAGGAGCGGGCGCACGCGCTGCAGACCAAGGAGCGCATGGCCCTGGAGGGCATGGGCAGCGGCAGCCACCAGGCCGCCTACGGCCGCCGCGCATCGCCCTACGGCGACGACTACGGCCGGACGCGGGGCTCGCCCTCCTCCTTCAACT CATCGTCCTCATCCCCACGGTTCGCCTCTGACCTGGAGCAAGCGAGGCCGCAGACGACGGGcgaggaggagctgcagctgcagctcgcCCTGGCCATGAGTCGGGAGGAGGCTGAGAAG GAGGTGAGGGCTTGGCAAGGGGAGAActccctgctgcagagagcCTTGGAGGAGACTGCccagggtggggaggaagaggaggaagaggataAGATGAAGAAAAGCCAG TCCTCTATCCTGGAGCTGGCAGATATATTCGGGCCGGTGCCAGCCCCCTCCAGCCACACGTCTGTGGACCCGTGGGACGTGCCAG ATGTGAAACCCAAAGCGGAGCCGGCAGCCTGGACCGGCACGACAGACCCCTGGGTGCCAGTGCCAGCTGGCAGCGGGGAGCCCCTGCCCCAGGCGAGCGCCTCGTCCCAGCAAACCCCTGCTGGGCCCTGGGATTTCCACCCCGCTGCCACCGATCCGTGGGGGAAGGCGCCCGCCCCTTCTGGCTTCTCTCCCGGGGACCCCTGGGGGACGACgtcccctcctgcccagggcTCCGGTGCTGCGCCAGCGACCGACCCTTGGGCTGCTGTGGCTGAGCCGCCCCCTAACCCTG ctgcaggggggGACACTTTCGACCTGTTTGCAAAACCTCCCGAGGCGGCTGAGCAGCCGGAGCCGGAGCATTCGCAGCCGCCCTCCTCGGCCAAGTCCAGCAGCCCCGCGG AGCTGGACCCCTTTGGCGACCTGTTCCCCAGCACCAAGCAGGACGGGGTGAAGAGCTTCGACCTCACCAACCTGGCAGACTCCCTGGCCGAGTCCTGCAAGGAGCGGAAGGACTGTAAAACCCCCGAGGCCTTcctcggccccgccgcctcctccctgGTCAACCTGGACTCCTTGGTCGCGCCGCCGCAGGCAGCCAAGACGCGCAACCCTTTCCTCTCGG GTCTCAGCACGCCGTCCCCCACCAACCCCTTCAGCCTCGCCGAGCAACCCAAACCCACGCTCAACCAGATGCGGACCAGCTCGCCCGTGCCCGGCCTGCCCGCCGGCCTCCCCGTCAACGCCATGACCTACAGCGCCTCGCTGCCGCTGCCCCTCAGCAGCgtccccgccgccctccccgccTCCGCCAGTGCCTTCCCCCAGGCCGGCGCCGGCCCCTTCCCCgagctccccagcaccctcccGCAGCCCTTACTGCCGCTGAGcggccccccggcccctccagCCTCGCAGGGGGGCCTCAACCCTTTCCTCTGA
- the EPN3 gene encoding epsin-3 isoform X1 — MTTSALRRQVKNIVHNYSEAEIKVREATSNDPWGPPSSLMSEIADLTFNTVAFAEVMGMIWRRLNDSGKNWRHVYKALTLLDYLIKTGSEKVTHQCRENLYTIQTLKDFQYVDRDGKDQGINIREKVKQVMALLKDEERLKQERAHALQTKERMALEGMGSGSHQAAYGRRASPYGDDYGRTRGSPSSFNSSSSSPRFASDLEQARPQTTGEEELQLQLALAMSREEAEKKPLPPLSSTDEERQLQLALALSKEEHEKEVRAWQGENSLLQRALEETAQGGEEEEEEDKMKKSQSSILELADIFGPVPAPSSHTSVDPWDVPDVKPKAEPAAWTGTTDPWVPVPAGSGEPLPQASASSQQTPAGPWDFHPAATDPWGKAPAPSGFSPGDPWGTTSPPAQGSGAAPATDPWAAVAEPPPNPAAGGDTFDLFAKPPEAAEQPEPEHSQPPSSAKSSSPAELDPFGDLFPSTKQDGVKSFDLTNLADSLAESCKERKDCKTPEAFLGPAASSLVNLDSLVAPPQAAKTRNPFLSGLSTPSPTNPFSLAEQPKPTLNQMRTSSPVPGLPAGLPVNAMTYSASLPLPLSSVPAALPASASAFPQAGAGPFPELPSTLPQPLLPLSGPPAPPASQGGLNPFL, encoded by the exons ATGACGACCTCGGCCCTGCGGCGTCAGGTGAAGAACATCGTGCACAACTACTCGGAGGCGGAGATCAAGGTGCGGGAGGCCACCTCCAACGACCCCTGGgggccccccagctccctgatGTCGGAGATCGCCGACCTCACCTTCAACACGGTGGCCTTCGCCGAGGTCATGGGCATGATCTGGCGGCGGCTGAACGACAGCGGCAAGAACTGGCGCCACGTCTACAAAGCCCTCACCCTGCTGGACTACCTCATCAAAACCGGCTCCGAGAAGGTGACCCACCAGTGCCGGGAGAACCTCTACACCATCCAGACGCTGAAGGACTTCCAGTACGTCGACCGCGACGGCAAGGACCAGGGCATCAACATCCGGGAGAAGGTGAAGCAGGTGATGGCGCTGCTCAAGgacgaggagcggctgaagcAGGAGCGGGCGCACGCGCTGCAGACCAAGGAGCGCATGGCCCTGGAGGGCATGGGCAGCGGCAGCCACCAGGCCGCCTACGGCCGCCGCGCATCGCCCTACGGCGACGACTACGGCCGGACGCGGGGCTCGCCCTCCTCCTTCAACT CATCGTCCTCATCCCCACGGTTCGCCTCTGACCTGGAGCAAGCGAGGCCGCAGACGACGGGcgaggaggagctgcagctgcagctcgcCCTGGCCATGAGTCGGGAGGAGGCTGAGAAG AAGCCACTTCCTCCACTTTCCAGCACAGACGAAGAAAGGCAATTGCAGCTAGCGCTCGCGCTGAGCAAAGAGGAGCACGAGAAG GAGGTGAGGGCTTGGCAAGGGGAGAActccctgctgcagagagcCTTGGAGGAGACTGCccagggtggggaggaagaggaggaagaggataAGATGAAGAAAAGCCAG TCCTCTATCCTGGAGCTGGCAGATATATTCGGGCCGGTGCCAGCCCCCTCCAGCCACACGTCTGTGGACCCGTGGGACGTGCCAG ATGTGAAACCCAAAGCGGAGCCGGCAGCCTGGACCGGCACGACAGACCCCTGGGTGCCAGTGCCAGCTGGCAGCGGGGAGCCCCTGCCCCAGGCGAGCGCCTCGTCCCAGCAAACCCCTGCTGGGCCCTGGGATTTCCACCCCGCTGCCACCGATCCGTGGGGGAAGGCGCCCGCCCCTTCTGGCTTCTCTCCCGGGGACCCCTGGGGGACGACgtcccctcctgcccagggcTCCGGTGCTGCGCCAGCGACCGACCCTTGGGCTGCTGTGGCTGAGCCGCCCCCTAACCCTG ctgcaggggggGACACTTTCGACCTGTTTGCAAAACCTCCCGAGGCGGCTGAGCAGCCGGAGCCGGAGCATTCGCAGCCGCCCTCCTCGGCCAAGTCCAGCAGCCCCGCGG AGCTGGACCCCTTTGGCGACCTGTTCCCCAGCACCAAGCAGGACGGGGTGAAGAGCTTCGACCTCACCAACCTGGCAGACTCCCTGGCCGAGTCCTGCAAGGAGCGGAAGGACTGTAAAACCCCCGAGGCCTTcctcggccccgccgcctcctccctgGTCAACCTGGACTCCTTGGTCGCGCCGCCGCAGGCAGCCAAGACGCGCAACCCTTTCCTCTCGG GTCTCAGCACGCCGTCCCCCACCAACCCCTTCAGCCTCGCCGAGCAACCCAAACCCACGCTCAACCAGATGCGGACCAGCTCGCCCGTGCCCGGCCTGCCCGCCGGCCTCCCCGTCAACGCCATGACCTACAGCGCCTCGCTGCCGCTGCCCCTCAGCAGCgtccccgccgccctccccgccTCCGCCAGTGCCTTCCCCCAGGCCGGCGCCGGCCCCTTCCCCgagctccccagcaccctcccGCAGCCCTTACTGCCGCTGAGcggccccccggcccctccagCCTCGCAGGGGGGCCTCAACCCTTTCCTCTGA
- the SPATA20 gene encoding spermatogenesis-associated protein 20 — protein sequence MFAAPLRRARRSLFLTGSIAMATAGRARPPGPPRYTNRLINEKSPYLQQHAHNPVDWYPWGQEAFDKAKKENKLIFLSVGYSTCHWCHVMEEESFQNKEIGAIMNENFVCIKVDREERPDVDKVYMTFVQATSGGGGWPMSVWLTPDLKPFAGGTYFPPEDSARRIGFRTLLLRVAEQWRQNKDGLLESSQKILEALLTMSQIRVQGQQSPPPSEEVLATCFQQLSNSYDEEYGGFSESPKFPTPVNLNFLFTYWALHRATPEGARALQMALHTLKMMAHGGIHDHIGQGFHRYSTDQHWHVPHFEKMLYDQGQLAAAYSRAFQISGDEFFADVAGDILLYVSRDLSDQAGGFYSAEDADSYPTAASSEKREGAFCVWGAEEIRALLPDPVEGAAEGTTLGDVFMHHYGVKEDGNVSPMQDPHQELKGKNVLIIRSSLELTAARFGLEQGRLSALLRDSQHRLRAARAQRPRPHLDTKMLASWNGLMISGFAQAGAALARQEYVSRAAQAAGFLRRHLFDPASGRLLRSCYRGEDSAVEQSTVPIQGFLEDYVFVIQALFDLYEASLDQSWLEWALQLQHTQDKLFWDPKGFAYFSSEAGDSSLLLRLKDDQDGAEPNANSVTVTNLLRAACYSGHAEWVEKAGQILAAFSERLQKIPLALPEMARATAVFHHTLKQVVICGDPQGEDTKEMLRCVHSVFSPNKVLMLADGDSAGFLYRQLPFLSSLERKDGKATAYLCSNFACSLPVTSPQELRGLLCQ from the exons atGTTCGCGGCGCCGCTGCGCAGGGCCCGCAG GTCCCTGTTTCTGACGGGCAGCATCGCCATGGCCACAGCGGGGAGAGCCAGGCCGCCCGGCCCCCCTCGTTACACCAACCGCCTGATTAACGAGAAGTCCCCCTACCTCCAGCAGCACGCCCACAACCCCGTGGACTG GTACCCCTGGGGTCAGGAGGCCTTTGATAAagccaagaaagaaaacaagctgatCTTTCTGTCAG TGGGCTACTCCACCTGCCACTGGTGCCATGTGATGGAGGAGGAGTCCTTCCAGAACAAGGAGATCGGCGCGATTATGAACGAGAACTTCGTGTGCATAAAGGTGGATCGTGAGGAGCGGCCAGACGTGGACAAAGTGTACATGACCTTCGTGCAG GCTACCAGCGGTGGAGGTGGGTGGCCGATGAGCGTCTGGCTGACTCCGGACCTGAAGCCCTTCGCAGGGGGGACGTATTTTCCTCCTGAGGACAGCGCTCGCCGCATTGGCTTTCGGACTCTGCTGCTCCGCGTCGCAGAGCAG TGGAGGCAGAACAAAGATGGCCTTCTGGAGAGCAGCCAGAAGATCCTGGAAGCTCTGCTAACCATGTCCCAGATCCGCGTGCAGGGCCAGCAGTCACCCCCGCCATCTGAGGAGGTGCTGGCcacctgcttccagcagctctccaaCTCCTACGACGAGGAGTACGGTGGCTTCTCTGAGTCCCCCAAGTTCCCCACCCCAG TGAACCTGAATTTCCTCTTCACCTACTGGGCCCTGCACCGAGCCACCCCAGAAGGGGCGCGGGCACTGCAGATGGCTCTGCATACCCTCAAGATGATGGCTCACGGGGGCATTCATGACCACATTGGGCAG GGGTTCCACCGCTACTCCACCGACCAGCACTGGCACGTCCCTCACTTCGAGAAGATGCTGTACGACCAGGGGCAGCTGGCGGCTGCCTACAGCAGAGCCTTCCAG ATCTCCGGGGATGAATTCTTCGCCGACGTTGCCGGGGACATTCTGCTCTACGTCTCGCGGGATCTGAGTGACCAG GCCGGAGGTTTTTACAGCGCAGAAGATGCGGATTCCTACCCGACTGCTGCATCCAGCGAGAAGCGAGAGGGGGCTTTCTGTGTCTGGGGGGCCGAGGAAATCCGGGCTCTCCTCCCCGACCCGGTCGAGGGGGCTGCTGAGGGGACGACCCTGGGAGATGTCTTCATGCACCACTACGGGGTGAAGGAGGACGGCAACGTGAGCCCCATGCAG GACCCCCACCAGGAGCTGAAGGGCAAGAATGTCCTCATTATCCGGTCCTCCCTGGAGCTGACGGCCGCCCGCTttgggctggagcagggccgGCTCAGCGCCCTGCTGCGGGacagccagcacaggctgcGGGCAGCCCGGGCACAGCGGCCACGGCCCCACTTGGACACCAAGATGTTGGCCTCGTGGAACG GACTGATGATCTCGGGTTTtgcccaggctggggcagcgcTGGCCAGGCAGGAGTACGTGAGCCGGGCAGCGCAGGCGGCCGGCTTTCTGCGCAGGCACCTCTTCGATCCGGCCAGCGGGAGGCTGCTGCGGAGCTGCTACCGGGGCGAGGACAGCGCGGTGGAGCAGAG CACTGTCCCCATTCAGGGGTTCCTGGAGGATTACGTCTTCGTCATCCAAGCTCTCTTTGACCTCTACGAAGCCTCCCTGGACCAGAGCTGGCTGGAGTgggccctgcagctccagcacacgCAGGACAAGCTCTTCTGGGACCCCAAGGGCTTCGCCTACTTCTCCAGTGAGGCTGGCGactcctctctgctcctccGCCTGAAGGATG ACCAGGACGGAGCAGAGCCCAACGCCAACTCCGTCACCGTCACCAACCTGCTCCGAGCTGCCTGTTACTCCGGCCACGCCGAGTGGGTGGAAAAAGCCGGGCAGATCTTGGCCGCCTTCTCCGAGAGGCTGCAGAAGATCCCGTTAGCCCTGCCAGAGATGGCCCGGGCCACCGCCGTCTTCCACCACACCCTCAAACAG GTGGTGATCTGCGGAGACCCCCAAGGAGAAGACACCAAAGAGATGCTTCGCTGCGTGCACTCTGTCTTCAGCCCCAACAAG